A genomic segment from Candidatus Cloacimonadota bacterium encodes:
- a CDS encoding RnfABCDGE type electron transport complex subunit B: MIATAIIVLGALAIIYGIGLTIASKVFHVKIDPKIEQIEHALPSANCGACAYAGCAAYAEAIVKNGEDISLCAPGGESAMRKIAKIMGKKPSKKERKIALIKCQSGGKNNTILKFENRGIETCQAALLLSNGHNQCDFGCLGFNDCQAACTFDAISVDKNNMRHIDEDKCTGCGNCVEACPKDLIELVPISKKVNILCMSHDKGKIAKASCGNKTACIGCGLCVKKCPVDAISMVNNLAVIDYEKCVVCGLCAEVCPTKAIVDKIGRRPQPKIVEEDCIGCTICAKKCPVNAISGEVKKLHIIDEEKCIQCGICVEKCPKGAIITEY; encoded by the coding sequence ATGATAGCAACAGCAATAATTGTTCTCGGTGCATTGGCAATAATTTACGGAATCGGGCTTACTATCGCTTCCAAAGTTTTTCATGTGAAGATTGATCCGAAAATCGAACAGATTGAACACGCTCTGCCGAGTGCAAATTGTGGTGCATGTGCGTATGCCGGATGTGCAGCGTATGCCGAAGCAATCGTAAAGAATGGTGAAGATATTTCACTTTGTGCCCCGGGTGGTGAAAGTGCAATGCGCAAAATTGCTAAAATTATGGGGAAAAAGCCTAGTAAGAAAGAACGTAAAATCGCTTTGATAAAATGTCAAAGCGGTGGGAAGAATAACACAATTTTAAAATTTGAAAATCGTGGGATAGAAACCTGTCAGGCTGCTCTTCTGCTATCAAACGGGCATAATCAGTGTGATTTTGGTTGCCTTGGATTTAATGACTGTCAGGCTGCTTGCACTTTTGACGCTATTTCCGTAGATAAAAACAATATGCGTCATATTGACGAAGACAAATGCACCGGTTGTGGAAATTGCGTAGAGGCTTGTCCAAAAGACCTTATAGAACTTGTCCCAATTAGCAAAAAGGTCAATATTCTTTGCATGTCGCACGATAAAGGAAAAATTGCCAAAGCAAGTTGTGGAAACAAAACGGCTTGTATTGGTTGCGGGTTATGTGTAAAGAAATGTCCTGTGGATGCCATTTCTATGGTAAACAACCTTGCTGTGATTGATTATGAAAAATGTGTAGTTTGCGGATTGTGTGCAGAAGTTTGCCCCACAAAGGCAATCGTAGATAAAATCGGAAGGCGTCCCCAACCAAAAATCGTGGAAGAAGATTGCATAGGCTGCACGATTTGTGCAAAAAAATGCCCGGTAAATGCAATTAGCGGTGAAGTGAAAAAACTGCATATAATTGATGAAGAAAAATGTATTCAGTGCGGTATTTGTGTAGAAAAATGCCCGAAGGGTGCGATTATTACGGAATATTAA